A window of Agrobacterium tumefaciens contains these coding sequences:
- a CDS encoding polysaccharide biosynthesis/export family protein, producing the protein MRAAKKSKAFSLLIACTTFLSLAVCKLPAAAEGTDYKVAAGDVLTISVYGDDGLTGLFPVSADGTIGYPLLGNVNVVDQTVNEIGVRISRELASHVANRSVAVAVKEYAPIFVVGDVQKPGKYEYRPGMIVLELFALGGGLRESNAQRDTSGIQLIAAQQEYEDMSMQLLSQDIRRVRLEAELNDTEFEYKGDEIGLVRDRAALEKIVDSEKSLFRLRLSAQQDERTNLEVQRQNFIQEIDTLQKSNVMRSQQLELLDMDVNASKELVTRGAASEAALRERKRELLSMNQQVLESTSFLARAQQNKGEVERRILELKSKRHNDAATELRETSLDIMRLKKKLAFSLQSMAEISSTARRVSSLEDMIQTNFFIVRQIAGTYREIAADEHTQVRAGDVVRVRLSVSRGDPVSEPIVTGSVN; encoded by the coding sequence ATGCGCGCCGCGAAAAAGTCCAAAGCCTTTTCACTGCTGATCGCCTGCACCACTTTTCTGTCTCTCGCCGTTTGCAAGTTGCCGGCCGCTGCAGAGGGAACGGACTACAAGGTCGCTGCCGGCGACGTCTTGACGATCTCAGTCTATGGTGACGACGGTCTGACCGGCCTCTTCCCTGTCAGTGCGGATGGAACGATCGGTTACCCGCTTCTTGGCAACGTCAACGTTGTCGACCAGACGGTGAACGAGATCGGGGTGCGGATCAGCCGCGAGCTGGCAAGCCATGTGGCAAACCGCTCCGTTGCCGTTGCGGTCAAGGAATATGCTCCGATCTTCGTTGTTGGCGACGTCCAGAAACCGGGAAAATATGAATACCGTCCCGGCATGATCGTGCTTGAACTCTTCGCGTTGGGCGGGGGATTGCGCGAGTCGAACGCACAGAGGGATACTTCGGGCATACAGTTGATTGCCGCCCAGCAGGAATATGAAGACATGTCGATGCAATTACTGTCGCAGGATATCCGGCGCGTTCGGCTGGAAGCGGAGCTTAACGACACGGAATTCGAATATAAGGGCGATGAAATCGGGCTTGTTCGGGATCGCGCCGCATTGGAGAAGATCGTGGACTCTGAAAAAAGCCTCTTCCGCCTTCGCCTCTCGGCGCAGCAGGACGAAAGGACCAACCTCGAGGTCCAGCGACAGAACTTCATTCAGGAAATCGACACGCTTCAGAAAAGCAACGTCATGCGCAGCCAGCAACTTGAACTGCTTGACATGGACGTCAACGCCTCGAAGGAACTTGTCACGCGCGGCGCAGCCTCCGAAGCCGCCCTGAGAGAGCGCAAACGCGAACTGCTGTCCATGAACCAGCAGGTGCTGGAATCCACGTCGTTCCTGGCGCGTGCGCAACAAAACAAGGGCGAGGTAGAGCGGCGTATCCTGGAGTTGAAGAGCAAAAGGCACAATGACGCCGCGACCGAATTGCGGGAGACTTCCCTGGACATCATGCGCCTGAAAAAGAAACTGGCCTTCAGCCTTCAATCCATGGCGGAGATCAGCTCGACTGCGCGGCGGGTTTCCAGCCTCGAGGACATGATCCAGACCAATTTCTTCATCGTGCGTCAGATTGCCGGCACTTATCGCGAAATAGCTGCGGACGAGCATACTCAGGTCCGGGCGGGAGACGTCGTTCGCGTCCGCCTGTCGGTATCACGCGGAGACCCGGTTTCGGAGCCCATCGTCACAGGAAGCGTCAACTAG
- a CDS encoding DUF4910 domain-containing protein, protein MGRMEPGAELTADAIRETSIGQTIHDLASRLFPICRSITGKGVCETIDILKDYIDIEQHAVPSGTRVFDWTVPPEWVVRDAYVKNATGRKVIDFQMSNLHLMNYSIPQRRVMPLAELRAHIYTLPEKPDLIPYKTAYYTDAWGFCMSHNDFLKLEVGDYEVVIDTEKTSGNLYYGEYRHVGQSTKEVLLFAHICHPSLANDNCSGLALLTCLAAGLKGRNTYYSYRFVFAPGTIGSLSWLARNEDGISNIAHGLVVSCIGDGGGPNYKRSRRGDAVIDRIAACTRCGEDRKPLAIADFIPYGYDERQFCSPGFNLPVGLLQRSSFGTFSEYHTSADNLDFIRPEHLNSSFWMTMDMIEALEGNWTPLNLRPKGEPQLGKYGLFPAIGGHKTNDDRTMAYLWILNYADGDNSLLDIAERSKIPFVDIASAAGRLLEAGLVSNLGFLSR, encoded by the coding sequence ATGGGCAGGATGGAGCCTGGTGCCGAACTGACAGCCGATGCAATCCGGGAAACAAGTATTGGCCAGACTATTCACGATCTCGCCTCCCGCCTCTTTCCGATCTGTCGCAGCATCACGGGCAAAGGTGTTTGCGAGACGATCGATATCCTTAAAGACTATATCGATATCGAGCAGCACGCTGTTCCGAGCGGGACGCGGGTTTTCGACTGGACGGTGCCGCCGGAGTGGGTCGTCCGGGACGCCTATGTGAAAAACGCGACGGGACGCAAGGTGATCGATTTCCAAATGTCGAACCTGCATCTCATGAACTACAGTATCCCTCAACGCCGCGTGATGCCGCTCGCCGAACTGCGAGCACATATTTATACCCTTCCGGAAAAGCCCGACCTCATTCCCTACAAAACAGCATATTACACGGATGCCTGGGGCTTTTGCATGTCGCATAATGACTTCCTCAAGCTCGAGGTAGGCGACTATGAAGTCGTCATCGACACCGAAAAGACGTCAGGCAATCTGTATTACGGCGAATATCGGCATGTCGGACAAAGCACCAAGGAAGTGCTTCTCTTCGCGCATATCTGTCATCCATCGCTCGCAAACGACAATTGTTCCGGCCTCGCACTGCTCACATGTCTTGCTGCCGGCCTAAAAGGCAGAAACACATATTACAGCTACAGGTTCGTCTTTGCGCCCGGAACCATCGGCTCCCTGTCATGGCTTGCACGGAACGAAGACGGGATATCGAACATTGCGCATGGTCTTGTGGTTTCCTGCATTGGCGACGGCGGCGGGCCGAACTACAAGCGTAGCCGCCGGGGAGACGCAGTGATCGACCGGATCGCCGCCTGCACCCGCTGCGGCGAGGATCGCAAACCTCTGGCAATCGCCGACTTCATTCCCTATGGCTATGACGAGCGTCAATTCTGTTCGCCGGGCTTCAATCTGCCGGTCGGACTGCTGCAGAGAAGCTCTTTCGGGACCTTTTCCGAATATCACACCTCGGCCGACAATCTCGACTTCATCAGGCCCGAACACCTTAACTCATCCTTTTGGATGACCATGGACATGATCGAGGCTCTCGAAGGCAATTGGACGCCGTTGAACCTACGGCCGAAAGGTGAGCCACAGCTCGGAAAATACGGGCTTTTCCCTGCGATTGGCGGCCACAAGACGAACGACGACCGCACCATGGCCTATCTCTGGATACTAAACTACGCCGATGGAGATAACTCGCTGCTCGATATCGCGGAAAGGTCCAAAATCCCCTTCGTCGATATTGCGAGTGCGGCCGGCAGGCTGCTTGAGGCGGGCCTTGTATCGAATCTGGGTTTCCTGTCGCGGTAG
- a CDS encoding class I SAM-dependent methyltransferase — translation MNNEAVFSARLSSTHHVGLCRLCSAPLVHTFVDLGMSPPCESFVAADAANDVEPFYPLHAFVCDECFLVQLQEYVAPESIFTEYAYFSSFSDSWVAHAKRYCDMVIERFALDQSSFVVELASNDGYLLQHFLTSNIPMLGIEPAVNVAKVAIGKGIPTLTEFFNEALATDMAARGQKADLIIGNNVLAQVPDINDFVAGMKVLLKPEGVITLEFPHIEKLIAENQFDTIYHEHFSYFSLLTIEKMARRHGLKVFDVEEIPTHGGSLRVFFSHEDSRFHREARVDRLLERELNAGLDRIETYTAFAEAVRQTKRNLLSFLIRLKEMRKSICAYGAPGKGNTLLNYCGIGTDFIDFAVDRNPYKHGRLTPGMHIPIRPVSEIERMKPDYVLILPWNLKNEIVAQMHDIKDWGGKFIVPIPDISIIDPKELAQ, via the coding sequence ATGAATAATGAGGCAGTTTTTTCCGCAAGACTGAGCTCGACGCATCACGTCGGGCTTTGCCGCCTTTGTAGCGCGCCATTGGTGCATACCTTCGTCGATCTTGGAATGTCTCCGCCCTGCGAAAGCTTCGTCGCAGCTGATGCCGCCAATGACGTCGAGCCGTTTTATCCGCTCCATGCATTCGTGTGCGACGAATGCTTCCTCGTCCAGCTTCAGGAATATGTAGCGCCGGAGAGTATTTTCACGGAGTACGCGTATTTCTCTTCGTTCTCGGACAGTTGGGTCGCTCACGCGAAGCGGTACTGCGATATGGTCATCGAGCGCTTCGCGCTGGACCAATCAAGTTTCGTTGTCGAGCTTGCCAGCAACGATGGTTACCTGCTGCAACATTTCCTGACCAGCAACATCCCGATGCTCGGAATTGAACCGGCCGTGAACGTCGCGAAGGTGGCAATCGGGAAAGGCATTCCGACACTGACGGAATTTTTCAACGAGGCACTGGCAACCGATATGGCGGCCAGGGGACAAAAAGCGGATCTCATCATCGGCAACAATGTTCTTGCCCAGGTGCCTGACATCAACGATTTCGTTGCCGGCATGAAAGTCCTGCTCAAGCCTGAAGGCGTGATCACCCTCGAATTCCCCCATATCGAAAAGCTTATCGCGGAAAACCAGTTCGACACCATCTATCACGAGCACTTTTCCTACTTTTCACTGCTGACGATAGAAAAAATGGCCCGCCGTCATGGACTGAAGGTCTTCGATGTCGAAGAAATCCCAACACATGGCGGTTCGCTGCGGGTCTTTTTCTCGCACGAGGACAGCAGGTTTCACCGTGAAGCCCGCGTCGATAGGCTCCTGGAGCGGGAATTGAATGCCGGGCTCGACAGAATAGAGACCTATACGGCCTTCGCCGAAGCCGTGCGTCAGACCAAGCGAAACCTCCTGTCTTTCCTCATCCGTCTCAAGGAGATGCGCAAATCCATCTGCGCCTATGGCGCGCCGGGAAAGGGCAATACGCTGCTGAATTATTGCGGCATCGGCACCGATTTCATCGATTTTGCGGTTGATCGCAATCCCTACAAACATGGACGCCTCACGCCGGGAATGCATATCCCAATCCGGCCTGTCAGCGAAATCGAGCGCATGAAGCCGGATTACGTCCTCATTCTTCCCTGGAACCTGAAGAATGAGATCGTTGCACAAATGCACGACATCAAAGACTGGGGCGGGAAATTCATCGTTCCAATTCCAGACATATCCATCATTGATCCGAAGGAGTTGGCACAATGA
- a CDS encoding response regulator transcription factor, with product MIHNRISDYPPQEAPHPQAAAHAAAYIGIFDRRMLERECLAHSLNYQYADRRILTFSDLEEWEQARTEIGMPAAVLVSVLPRPPAETNRELAEIVAAVSPAAVVVLSDDQDINTILDTIALGVRGYISNSVSIEVCVQAISLAIAGGRFIPASSVMNMKSLFGLRAHASLPPAKFTSRQSAIAEALRCGKANKDIALELNLCESTIKVHIRNIMKKLGATNRTEVACKIGDMAYDR from the coding sequence ATGATCCATAACCGTATTTCCGACTACCCGCCGCAAGAGGCACCGCATCCGCAGGCCGCCGCACATGCGGCTGCCTATATCGGGATCTTTGATCGTCGCATGCTGGAGCGGGAATGCCTCGCCCATAGTCTCAACTATCAATATGCAGACAGGCGCATCCTGACCTTCTCAGATCTGGAAGAGTGGGAACAGGCACGCACGGAAATCGGCATGCCTGCGGCAGTTCTGGTGAGTGTTTTGCCCCGTCCGCCGGCAGAGACAAATCGCGAGCTTGCGGAGATCGTTGCTGCCGTGTCGCCGGCCGCCGTCGTCGTGCTCTCCGACGATCAGGACATCAATACCATTCTGGATACGATCGCTCTTGGCGTGCGCGGTTACATATCAAATTCCGTCAGTATCGAGGTTTGCGTCCAGGCGATCAGTCTTGCAATCGCGGGAGGCCGCTTCATACCGGCAAGCAGCGTCATGAACATGAAAAGCCTGTTCGGCCTGAGGGCGCACGCATCCCTGCCACCGGCGAAATTTACGAGCCGTCAATCCGCGATTGCGGAGGCCCTGCGGTGCGGAAAGGCGAACAAGGATATCGCTCTGGAGCTGAACCTTTGTGAAAGCACCATCAAGGTGCATATCCGCAATATCATGAAGAAGCTTGGAGCAACAAACCGCACGGAAGTCGCGTGCAAGATCGGCGACATGGCGTACGACCGTTAA
- the rfbC gene encoding dTDP-4-dehydrorhamnose 3,5-epimerase, with protein MLFEKTKIEGLWVVKTVPVHDSRGSFARTFCKREFESNALVSDFSQHSLSISKLKHTIRGLHFQRPPHQETKLVSCVKGAIWDVAVDLRRGSPTYLQWVGTVLSAENGVQFYIPEGFAHGFQSLSDDVAVSYLISVPYAQASAAGIRHDEPAIGVEWPAPPSVISEKDLGWAAWQ; from the coding sequence ATGCTGTTTGAGAAGACGAAAATCGAGGGGCTTTGGGTCGTCAAAACGGTGCCTGTGCATGACAGCCGAGGCTCTTTTGCGAGGACGTTCTGCAAACGCGAATTTGAGAGTAACGCGCTGGTATCGGACTTCAGTCAGCACAGCCTTTCCATATCAAAGCTCAAACACACCATTCGAGGGTTGCATTTCCAGCGACCGCCGCATCAGGAGACTAAGCTGGTTTCCTGCGTCAAAGGTGCGATATGGGATGTTGCTGTCGATCTGCGTCGCGGCTCACCCACCTATCTGCAATGGGTTGGCACGGTCCTGTCGGCCGAAAACGGCGTGCAGTTCTACATTCCCGAGGGTTTTGCCCATGGTTTCCAGTCGCTCAGCGACGATGTTGCCGTGTCTTATCTGATTTCGGTGCCCTATGCCCAAGCAAGTGCAGCGGGGATACGCCATGACGAACCCGCGATCGGTGTTGAATGGCCTGCGCCTCCCTCTGTCATCTCGGAAAAGGACCTCGGTTGGGCGGCCTGGCAATGA
- a CDS encoding GumC family protein: protein MIQSSSSPGEQEGISRFLSILRERRRAVFICFLASFAIAAIGYARTPIRYKAEATLALDVRKLQALPTESVVSPLPQESPVLRTELDIIGSRSMAERVLVILQKDRLLEGRQPNQARTDTDAIMLGNDAETSKMIDTLMTNVRVMNDGRSYTIYISYYANDPALAAKVANAFGAAYIDYQIDLQTTATRRVSAWLGERLVSLRTELEESERQASQFREKSGLIDTGGLPLQAQRLSSLNVELTTLQAKLAGSRARLATALELQKSGNGLGITEVLSSPSIQQLRGEQAKVIRAIAQIDESGATMSPERPQLSSQLSSLNKQIDSEIAQIIAALRNEIEVSEKQRQEVEASLIDVQRAISTTDMAMVQSGQLDREAAANRSIYETYLARYKQTIEQDGIATAEARIISSAMPSRKPTSPDKRLWGLVALLLGCGSGLAAAFTLNFTDRSFGSVASLQQKTGLNVIGRIPRFSFGEFQNKSGTFSNAAADFYSAFADLQTHLQLAESKAKVIAFTSSADGEGKTFVIANLARSLAMSGVKLLLIDANLRNPALGSEFDVGSASHVAHAVSREVSLDSIVQRDQASGVDIIVAEKNDLPPNLVLGSKRFASLIAEARQRYELILIEAPSAAHDLDLLRIATLSDTVSFVVRQDVTDGTGMKNAVIRLRVAGRPVAGVILNAIRRPRQRHAAVWPRFFRDWNSHFKLRKRPTSLRPPAVVHNER, encoded by the coding sequence ATGATCCAGTCGTCATCATCTCCGGGGGAGCAGGAAGGTATTTCCCGCTTCCTATCCATCCTGCGGGAGCGGCGCAGGGCCGTCTTCATCTGCTTTCTCGCCAGTTTCGCAATCGCGGCAATCGGCTATGCGCGAACCCCGATCCGTTACAAGGCCGAGGCGACCCTTGCCCTTGACGTCCGCAAGCTTCAGGCGCTTCCCACCGAATCCGTCGTCTCTCCGCTGCCTCAGGAAAGCCCGGTGCTTCGAACCGAACTTGATATCATCGGGTCGAGGTCCATGGCCGAACGGGTTCTTGTCATCCTGCAAAAAGATAGGCTGCTGGAAGGGCGTCAGCCCAACCAAGCCCGGACGGACACGGACGCGATCATGCTTGGCAACGACGCCGAGACATCGAAAATGATCGATACCCTCATGACCAACGTTCGCGTGATGAATGATGGCCGGTCTTATACGATTTACATATCCTATTATGCCAACGATCCGGCGCTTGCCGCGAAAGTCGCCAATGCTTTCGGGGCAGCCTATATCGACTATCAGATCGACCTCCAGACGACGGCAACACGGCGCGTCAGCGCGTGGCTTGGGGAGCGGCTGGTGAGTCTGCGAACAGAACTGGAAGAGTCCGAACGGCAGGCGTCGCAATTTCGCGAAAAATCCGGATTGATAGACACAGGCGGTCTTCCCCTGCAGGCACAGCGTCTTTCAAGCCTGAACGTCGAGTTGACGACGCTACAGGCCAAGCTGGCGGGGTCAAGGGCACGCCTGGCCACAGCGCTCGAACTTCAGAAAAGCGGCAATGGCCTTGGGATAACCGAAGTTCTTTCGTCGCCATCGATCCAGCAGCTAAGGGGCGAGCAGGCAAAGGTCATCAGAGCCATTGCGCAGATCGATGAAAGCGGTGCAACCATGAGCCCGGAGCGACCGCAATTATCCTCCCAGCTCAGTTCACTCAACAAGCAGATCGATTCGGAGATCGCGCAGATCATTGCTGCCTTGCGCAACGAGATCGAGGTCAGTGAAAAACAGCGGCAGGAGGTCGAGGCGAGCCTCATCGATGTGCAACGCGCGATTTCCACGACAGATATGGCAATGGTTCAATCCGGACAACTCGATCGGGAGGCAGCAGCGAACCGCTCGATCTACGAGACATATCTGGCGCGCTACAAGCAGACCATCGAACAGGACGGCATCGCAACCGCCGAGGCGCGGATCATATCGAGCGCCATGCCGTCCCGAAAACCGACCAGTCCTGACAAGCGCCTGTGGGGTTTGGTTGCACTCCTTCTCGGCTGCGGCAGCGGGTTGGCAGCAGCTTTTACCTTGAACTTCACAGACCGGTCTTTCGGCTCCGTCGCGTCGCTTCAACAAAAAACCGGACTGAACGTTATCGGGCGCATCCCACGCTTTTCCTTCGGAGAGTTCCAGAACAAGTCTGGGACATTCAGTAACGCCGCGGCGGACTTCTACAGCGCTTTCGCGGATCTTCAGACCCACCTGCAATTGGCAGAGAGCAAGGCAAAAGTGATCGCCTTCACGTCTTCGGCCGATGGGGAAGGCAAGACCTTCGTGATCGCCAACCTTGCCCGATCTCTTGCGATGAGCGGCGTGAAGCTTTTGCTGATCGATGCCAATCTGCGAAACCCCGCTCTTGGAAGCGAGTTCGACGTGGGATCGGCCTCGCATGTCGCCCATGCGGTAAGCCGTGAGGTGTCCCTCGATAGCATCGTACAACGCGATCAGGCCTCGGGGGTCGACATCATCGTCGCCGAGAAAAACGATCTGCCGCCAAATCTTGTTCTTGGAAGCAAGCGCTTCGCCAGCCTGATTGCGGAGGCGCGGCAGAGATACGAACTGATCTTAATCGAGGCCCCATCCGCGGCCCATGACCTCGACCTGTTGCGGATCGCCACTCTGTCCGACACGGTTTCCTTTGTGGTCCGGCAGGACGTCACCGATGGCACGGGAATGAAAAACGCGGTCATCAGGCTACGGGTCGCGGGCCGACCGGTCGCGGGTGTCATCCTCAACGCAATACGACGCCCGCGACAGCGCCACGCCGCGGTCTGGCCAAGGTTTTTCCGAGACTGGAATAGTCATTTCAAGCTGCGGAAACGGCCGACCAGCCTGCGGCCGCCAGCTGTCGTTCATAACGAGAGGTGA
- a CDS encoding NAD-dependent epimerase/dehydratase family protein has translation MHVLVTGHRGYIGSVMVPILRKAGHKVYGYDTEFYHRCAYAPGGPLPQVPGVCKDIRDITPADMEGFDAVIHLAALSNDPLSNLNPEITYEINYRGSVRAARAAKQAGVKRFIFASSCSNYGAAGEGLVNESAELKPVTAYGTSKVLAEREIASLASPGFSPVYMRPATAYGLSPMLRFDIVLNNLTAWAVTEGLIFLKSDGSPWRPIVHIEDISLAFLAALEAPTDVIHNQAFNVGQDAHNYQIREIAEIVALTVPGCRLQYASDASPDTRSYRVDFGKIARALPAFKPTWTAAAGAEQLYRAYKSSGLTMVEFEGPHYQRIGQLQKLIGDKDIDSNLRRPMAAPRQSVGIAASV, from the coding sequence ATGCACGTTCTCGTCACCGGGCATCGCGGATATATCGGCTCCGTCATGGTACCCATCCTGCGCAAGGCGGGCCACAAAGTTTACGGCTATGACACCGAGTTCTACCACCGCTGCGCTTATGCCCCAGGCGGACCTTTGCCGCAGGTGCCCGGCGTGTGCAAGGATATCCGCGATATTACGCCTGCGGATATGGAAGGTTTCGACGCTGTCATTCATCTTGCTGCCCTGTCAAACGACCCGCTGAGCAATCTCAATCCGGAAATCACCTATGAGATCAATTATCGCGGTAGCGTTCGGGCAGCGAGAGCCGCAAAGCAGGCAGGCGTCAAGCGTTTCATCTTCGCCTCGTCGTGCAGCAACTACGGTGCCGCTGGCGAAGGGCTGGTCAATGAATCGGCAGAGCTCAAACCTGTAACGGCTTATGGCACCTCCAAGGTCTTGGCGGAGCGGGAAATTGCCAGCCTCGCGAGCCCCGGCTTCTCGCCCGTCTATATGCGCCCGGCAACGGCATATGGCCTTTCGCCCATGCTCCGTTTCGATATCGTACTCAACAACCTGACGGCCTGGGCGGTGACGGAAGGACTGATCTTCCTGAAATCCGACGGATCGCCATGGCGTCCAATCGTTCACATCGAGGATATTTCCTTAGCCTTTCTGGCAGCGCTTGAAGCCCCAACGGATGTCATCCACAATCAGGCGTTCAACGTCGGACAGGATGCGCACAACTATCAGATCAGAGAGATCGCCGAAATCGTCGCCCTCACGGTCCCTGGATGCCGGCTGCAATATGCCAGCGACGCGAGCCCTGATACCCGCTCCTACCGTGTCGATTTCGGCAAGATCGCCCGTGCGCTTCCGGCGTTCAAACCGACGTGGACGGCCGCTGCAGGTGCCGAGCAACTCTACCGGGCCTACAAGAGCTCCGGCCTGACAATGGTCGAATTCGAGGGCCCGCACTATCAGCGGATCGGCCAACTCCAGAAGCTGATCGGCGATAAGGATATCGACAGCAACCTGCGCCGCCCCATGGCCGCGCCGCGCCAAAGCGTGGGTATCGCAGCATCGGTGTGA
- a CDS encoding PIG-L deacetylase family protein has protein sequence MKNISLASAGDRLSILCLGAHSDDIEIGVGGTVLSLLSKGVLLDVHWCVLSAGYERALEARSSAEAFLAKAASYSIELASFQDSYFPSQSREIKSWLLTLRDKVSPDVIFTHSREDAHQDHREINRITSNIFRNHLIMEYEIPKWDGDFGRRNAYVPLSEDAMNMKVELLLEHFGTQRSKDWFDADTFRGLARLRGMECRAPTRFAEAFTVRKLTLA, from the coding sequence ATGAAAAACATATCCCTCGCCTCCGCCGGTGATCGCCTGTCGATTCTATGTCTTGGAGCTCACTCCGACGACATTGAGATCGGCGTCGGAGGCACGGTCCTAAGTCTGCTTTCGAAGGGTGTGTTGCTTGATGTCCATTGGTGCGTGCTCAGCGCCGGCTACGAGCGCGCCCTGGAGGCACGCAGTTCTGCGGAAGCTTTTCTGGCAAAAGCAGCATCCTATTCAATTGAACTTGCATCGTTTCAGGACAGCTACTTCCCCTCGCAGAGCCGTGAGATCAAGTCATGGCTTCTGACATTGCGCGACAAAGTCAGTCCCGACGTCATATTCACGCATAGCCGCGAGGACGCGCACCAGGATCACCGCGAGATCAACAGGATCACATCCAACATCTTCAGAAATCACCTGATCATGGAATACGAAATCCCGAAATGGGACGGCGATTTCGGCAGACGAAACGCTTACGTGCCATTGAGCGAAGACGCGATGAATATGAAGGTCGAGCTTCTCCTGGAGCACTTTGGAACACAGAGATCCAAGGACTGGTTCGATGCGGATACATTTCGCGGCCTGGCGCGGCTGCGGGGAATGGAATGCCGTGCGCCAACACGTTTTGCGGAGGCCTTTACCGTCAGGAAACTGACGCTCGCCTGA
- a CDS encoding glucose-1-phosphate cytidylyltransferase, producing the protein MKVVLFCGGRGTRIREYSESVPKPLIPLGSQPIMRHVMQYYARFGHEDFILCLGYKAHVIKEFFLNSRPESYADCVISSPGRVELLEELPRDWRVSLIDTGIWRNIGERLWAVRRHLKGEKMFLANYSDGLTDVDLDDMIAQFEKSDKLACFLAVRPPLTYHLAEIDESGRVREFRSSETSEMWINGGYFLMRPEIFDYMREGEELVLEPFSRLISEDKLMAYKHEGFWRSMDTLRDWQTLEAMVERGDMPWIGDGASMARKSPNTKQLP; encoded by the coding sequence ATGAAGGTCGTCTTGTTCTGCGGTGGCAGGGGTACCCGCATCAGGGAATATTCTGAAAGCGTCCCTAAACCACTGATCCCGCTCGGCTCTCAGCCGATCATGCGACACGTCATGCAATATTACGCCCGTTTCGGGCACGAAGACTTCATCCTCTGCCTCGGCTACAAGGCGCATGTCATAAAAGAATTCTTCCTGAACAGCCGGCCGGAAAGTTATGCCGATTGCGTCATATCAAGTCCCGGACGCGTGGAATTGCTCGAAGAGCTGCCGAGAGATTGGCGCGTATCGCTGATCGATACGGGCATATGGCGCAATATTGGCGAACGTCTCTGGGCCGTACGTCGTCATCTCAAAGGCGAGAAGATGTTTCTCGCCAATTACAGCGACGGCCTGACCGACGTCGATCTCGACGACATGATTGCCCAATTCGAAAAGAGCGACAAGCTCGCCTGCTTCTTGGCTGTTAGGCCGCCTCTCACCTACCATCTGGCGGAGATCGACGAGAGCGGAAGGGTGCGGGAATTTCGGTCGTCGGAAACATCCGAGATGTGGATCAACGGCGGCTACTTCCTGATGCGTCCGGAAATTTTCGACTACATGCGCGAGGGCGAAGAACTCGTGCTGGAACCGTTTTCCAGGCTGATTTCTGAAGACAAATTGATGGCCTACAAACATGAGGGCTTCTGGCGATCTATGGATACGCTGCGCGACTGGCAGACGTTGGAGGCGATGGTGGAACGCGGCGACATGCCATGGATCGGCGACGGTGCGTCAATGGCACGCAAATCGCCAAACACGAAGCAACTGCCATGA